Genomic segment of Candidatus Protochlamydia amoebophila UWE25:
GCTAGTAACTAAAGGAATAAGCTCATTTTGCTGTGATTCAAAAATGGCATGAGCAAGCACAATAAAAAAAGGCTCGGAAAGATTTCTTACGGTTTCAACGACAGATTCTTTAAGGGTTATATGTTCTTGATAATCCAGGTCACTTTCCATGATTTGGCTAGCTGAAGGAATGATTTTCCAAATTTTAAAAGTTCTACCAGGGGAATGATCAGGAACAAATGCATAATCTTTTTTATGGCGTAAAATGATCTCTTTCAAATAAGGAAAACAAACCGTATTTTTTTGATTTAATAGAGCTAAAACAGCATTAATGCGCAATTGAGGATTTGAGTGGTCTAAGAAGTTTGTAAGAACCGCACTTTTTTCAGGAATTTCTCCTAAAGCTTGAATGGCAAATAAATTTTCTTGTTTTGCCATTGCTTCAATAGCATCAGCAGAGGTGTTGATTCCTAATTTATATAAAGCCAAATGAGCCGCTAAGGCAACTGTTGGATAGGGAGAAAAGGTTAATTTTTGCAATTTGTCTTTGCTATATCCATCGTGAAAAGCTCCGAGAGCATGTGCACAAGCTTCTTGTTGAATTTGATTTCCTTGAAAAGCCTGTTGCCTAATTTGTGGAAGTAAATCATCTCTTTTATATTTAGCAATGCTGTGGATGACTGACAGACGAACTGTTTCAGAAGGATGATGCAGTAATTTTCTTAAGACCCTTATAGCTTGTGGAGTTCCCACGGCGGCAATTAAAGGTGGATAAAGAGAAATTAGAATTTCTGGCGTTTTATACATAAGAGATTCAGCTTGATTAATAGAGGCTGGATGATTTTTTAAACAAAGTTGTTTTAAAGCTTCTAGTCGAATTAAAAGTTGAGTAGATCCCATCGCTTTAAGAATCGTTTGATCAGCTTTATCACTTTGAAGGCGAGCTAAGGTATTCAATGCAATCAATTGAATTTGAGGATAACGATTTTTTAAACCAGCTTCTAAGATATAATAGGCACCTTCATGAGCAGAAACACTTGCCCCTAGCAAAGACAAAAGTTCAATTTCAGGATTAGATTGCCTATATCCAAAATCTAAAATCCCTAATCCTATGTGATGTAAAAGCTCAAAATCATGCAATTCATTAGCTTGGAAGTTATTCATGTAGAGATTTAATGCTTGAGAATGATCTCCTTGCTGGATAAGAAAAAGAATACGTCCGCTT
This window contains:
- a CDS encoding HEAT repeat domain-containing protein; translated protein: MNLNLVIKGVLFSLFCHFFLQAKEIHTSQSGRILFLIQQGDHSQALNLYMNNFQANELHDFELLHHIGLGILDFGYRQSNPEIELLSLLGASVSAHEGAYYILEAGLKNRYPQIQLIALNTLARLQSDKADQTILKAMGSTQLLIRLEALKQLCLKNHPASINQAESLMYKTPEILISLYPPLIAAVGTPQAIRVLRKLLHHPSETVRLSVIHSIAKYKRDDLLPQIRQQAFQGNQIQQEACAHALGAFHDGYSKDKLQKLTFSPYPTVALAAHLALYKLGINTSADAIEAMAKQENLFAIQALGEIPEKSAVLTNFLDHSNPQLRINAVLALLNQKNTVCFPYLKEIILRHKKDYAFVPDHSPGRTFKIWKIIPSASQIMESDLDYQEHITLKESVVETVRNLSEPFFIVLAHAIFESQQNELIPLVTSLLEEIGSHDAVNCLKAHQQQLGAPFVRHYCNLALYRLQEKGPYAEQLRQWVKTQRETEFIRFKGSITNPWKLTENSYQLAPAEASQLLIKIYEAFAINQDTLGIEALLEAISQDQTNNKYALAGILLRATQ